Part of the Prionailurus bengalensis isolate Pbe53 chromosome B3, Fcat_Pben_1.1_paternal_pri, whole genome shotgun sequence genome is shown below.
GCGCTGGGGCCAGGGCAGCGGGGCCAGGAAGAGGTGTCACAGAGGAGCCTATCCGGGAGAATGCCTCAGAGAGCGGCAGGCTGACCCCCACCAGGACACATGGGGATCGGGGGCAAGGCTAacgagctgggggtggggggccaaaAGTGACACTGCAGGTCCCGGGGTGCACCAGGGCTTTGGGGCAAAGGCGGGCTCCCACCCCACAGGCCTCCGCCCACTCCCCGCGGCCCCCACCCACGAGCTCACTGTGCGTGCAGGTGCGGCCCTCCCAGCCGTCCCGGCAGATGCAGGAGAAGGAGTCCCCGCTGCCCACGCAGGTGCCCCCGTTCACGCAGGGGTTGGGCAGGCAGCTGCTGTTCTCGGCTgcgaagaaggaaaagaagagaaccTTCTCATCTGATCTGGGCAGGCACGAGGCGTCCACTCACGTCCCTGACCTGGCCAGGCCAGGCAGAGCTGGAAGCGGAACCAGGGGCGGGGCTAGGAGCAGGCccaggggcggggccaggcccCGCGCGCCCGCAGCCCTGCCTCCTCACCTATGTTGCAGGTGCTGCCCTTCCAGCCCGGGGGGCAGGCACAGCGGAAGGTGTCCCCGCTGTCATAGCACGTGCCACCGTTGCTACAGGTGTAGGCATCACACTGGAACTCGCCTGTGGGCACACGGGCCGCTCAGTAGGAGTGCCCAGGGCGGCGGGCAGACCCCAGCGCGGCAGGGGCCCGGCGGGCACTCACGCGAGTGGCAGGTCTTGCCCTTCCAGCCGTCGTCACAGGCGCAATAGAAGTCGTTGACCAGGTCGTAGCAGCGGCCGCGGCTGTGGCAGGGATCGGGAAGGCAGTCGTTGGGATCTGGGGGCGAGGACGCCGGTCAGCGGGGGTCGCCGGCGCtcagggagggtcagggagagcgTGGGGGTGTGCGGAGGTGGCccgggagagacagaggggcgggggcgggtcgGAAGCACTCGtggagccccccacccaccccacacagAGGCCCCTTTGGGCACCACTGAGTGAGCTGCCGACCCTTgggaggagggcgggggcggggggcttaCTCACTAGTGTCACAGAGCTCGCCCTCCCAGCCGCTGGGGCAGAAGCAGCGGAATGCGTCCACCTCATCGATGCACGTGCCCCCGTTGCGGCACGGCTGCCCCAGGCAATCGTCGATGTCTGCGGGAGGCGGCAgtcagctggggggggggggggggggggggggggggggggggggggggggggaggggaggtcccTGCCGGCCCGCCCCGCCCAACGCGGCCCGCGGCCACTCACTCTCATGGCAGTAGGCGCCCGTGAAGCCGCTGTCGCACACGCAGGAGAAGTTGCCCCCAGGCAGGCTGACGCAGTGTCCGTGGGGACCACATACACCAGAAGGGGCCCTGCCCGCCACTCTGGACTCCGACTCAAACCCGCACCCATCGATCACTGCAGCAGATGGGAGAAGGTCAGTGTGCCCGCCACCCCGCAAACCacaggccccaccccacccccacctccgcaGGCCCCGCCCCACCTCCGCAGGCCCCGCCCCACCTCTGCAGGCCCCGCCCGGGCACGACTCCCTGGGCACAGAACAGTTCTTGCCGCCCACGTCGTCAGGGCATGCGCAGTAATAGTCGCCCTCCAGGTTGTAGCAGCGAGCTCCGTTCTGGCAGGGGCTGGGCTGACAGAAGTCTACGTCTACCTGTGGGGACGGCGGGGAGCATCTGTGGAGGCTGGGCCCTCACCTGGGAGACAGCCAGGCGTCGTATCCCCCCGAAGAATCCCGGAGGCCCAGGCCCTGCTCGGCCTGCACACCCAGGCGTCCGCTGCCAGAGCCCGCAGGACCGCCCATCCGACACTGTCCAGGCCAGTCAGCTGGACGGAAACACCTGCAGGCTACAGGCCCCTCCTACCGCCCTCGCCTCCAGGGCGGCCCGCTTCCTCTGCCTCGCCAGGCAGCATCCGGCTTCACCCCTCCTGCTGGCAGGAAGGCCGGCTCCTGACCCCCTCCAGAGCCACCACAGCCACGCCGAGCCCAGTCTGTGGGTCTTTCCCAAAAGCGTCATCACCAGGCTCCACCAGTACAGGCGGGACTTGTACCAGGGACCCTAGGAGGCCCGCCAGTCAGGAGACCTGCCCCTGGCGCCTCTGTAGCCCCAAAGGCCAGGGCAGGTCAGGGCAAGGCGGGGTCATGAGGCACCAGGGATGTCAGCCACCCCTGCTCAGACACACGTGACAGTGCGAGCCCGCACGCCCTGGGGCACCCCATCCCACCCAGGGCTCCTCTGTCACATGAAGATCATTCCCGTCACAGTGACAGGTAGACAGGCAGAGAACCCGGGCCCGCCCCATCAGGAGACACTTGTCAGTACAGGTAGTGACCCTacgaccaccccccccccccccccccccgccaccgtcCCGGCCCCACCCAAGGCTCTGAGGCTGGGTTTCTGTCCAGAGCTGCATGCAGCCCAACTGCGGCCTGTCCCACACGCTTGGGTGACCTGGGATGATGGCATGCCCCTGAAGCCCCCGGGGCCGCGCCCCAGGCCTCACCTCGCAGAGCGGCCCCGAGGTGCCCTTGGAGCAGCGGCAGCGGAAGCCGTCCCCCAGGTCCTCACAGAGGCCACCATGGCAGGGGTTGCTGGCACACGAGTTCAGCTGCAGCTCACAGTGCCGGCCGCCGAAGCCCCGTGGGCACACACACTGGTAGCCGGTCGCCAGGTCCTGGGGCAGGGTGAGCAAAGCAGGGGTCGGTGAGCCTCCAGAGGCCACCCCCCAGGGCAgttcctgcccgcccccctcccctcggCCTCCGCCACGGGTGTGCGTCTTACTTTGCAGATGCCACCGTGCTGACACTGCCCACGACAGTCCTTGATGTCTGGGGACAAGGGGCGGGGTCACGAGCAGGGTCCGGGATCTCCGCAGCCCCGCCCACCTGGCACCACCCACCCGCCCATACTGACTGATGTGGCACTGATGCCCTTCCAGCCCGGGACGCAATCACAGTAATAGCCACCAATCAGGTTTTTGCAAGAAAAAGCATTAAGGCACGGCTTCCCCTCACACTCATGGGCGTCTGTGAAGGAGACAAGGGGGAGCGAAGGGGCTCAGCCCCACCGGCCCCACACCTGGCCCCCGCAGccccagcagcaccagcagcCACAGCTACATGCACGGAGCACAGTCCATGTACGCGAGGGCCCCGTGGGCCGCTTACCCAGCTGGCAGGTGGCCCCCACCCACTGCTCGGGGCAGATGCACTCGAAGCCGTCCACCTGGTCCACGCAGGTGCCCCCTGCCGCGCAGGGGTTGGAGGCACACTCGTCGATGTCTGCAAAGGGACGGAGGGAGCGTGTGGGGGTGTGGGCCACGTGGGGAGGTGGCGGGGCTCTGGGCCCCGGTGTTCCTGTCACTCCTCTCCTGACCACCAGGCCCACAACTGCACGTGCGGACTCAACCACCCCACCTCGCCCTGGAGTGCCAGCCCAACCCCACTCTCAGATGCCCCCAGGTGCCAGGCGGGAGCCCCACCCATCTGAGCGGGGGCACTCACCGAGAGCACAGGTGGGCCCGCTCCAGCCTGATGGGCAGTGGCATTCGAAGCCAGAGGGCACCTCGTGACAAGAGCCCCCGTTGGCACACGGGTCGGAGGCACAGGCGTGCTCGGCTGCACGGGGAACCAAaggcggggggttgggggaggccgGCAGCCCAGGCCCCCCGCCCTTCCACGAGGGTTCCTCCCCGAGGCCCcagggtgggggtcgggggaTGCCTACTGCAGAGAGATCAGAGACACGGGGCCCGCGAGGCTCCCCGGGCACCCGCCCGAAGCCCGTAGCTGGCCCCTGACGCACCCCGCTCACAGTTCTTCCCCGAGTAGCCATCGGGACAGGCGCAGTGGTACTGGTCGGGCTCGGCGTTGATGCACGTGCCCCCGTTGGTGCAAGGGTGGTGGCTGCCGCAGTAGTTCAGGTCTGGAGGCAAGGGTAGGGCACTCAGAGGACAGGCCCCCGCCTCGGCCCCGCCTGCCCCGCCCAGCCTGCCCCGGCTCGCCCAGCTACCTTTGTTGCAGAGCAGACCGCCCCAGTTGGTCTCACAATTGCACTGCCAGGGATCCACACAGCTGCCGTGGACACAGCCAGGGTATGGGACACACTCGTCACAGAACCGCCCCTGCCAGCCGTAGCTGCACCTGCATCAGGCCGAGAGGCACGAGGCCCGGTGGGGGAGGGTGGACTCCAGGAGCCGTGGCCGCTGCGGGGGAGGCCCGGACGTGGGCGCGGTCACGTGGGCCACCCCTGGGGGGCCGGCGGCCTCGGCCTCTGAACCGAGGCAGGCCCCGCGCCGGGCGGGGGTGACGGCCCGCCAGCCAGCCCGCACCGTCACGGGCACTTCCCGGCCGCTGGCCTCGGATGGCCGGCCGCAGCTGCCCagccactccccccacccccccccccccgagctaTTTTGGGACTCACCCCTGAGCAGGGCCCCAAGAGCAGGCTCTGAGAAAGGAAGGCCCCGCGGGGACCCCAGGAGCCACGGTGCCAGCTCAAGCGCTCCAGGAGCTGCCAAGGCTGGGCGGCACCCGGGGCCAGGCAGGCTGCTGGGACACCAGGGGAGAGCTCCAGGCTCAGCCCCCCCCCGGCGAGACCCCGGGCACAGCGTGTGACCTCACCTGCAACTCAAGGGCAGCAACCTCTCTGCCAGCAAAAGCCTATCGAAGACCCATCTCACAGATGGGGGATGCAGaggcccaccccccgccccgagccAGCAGTGCGAGAGGCCACGCTCAGATTCAGAGCAGTTCCTGACCCAGGAGGACTCACCCGCTTCCTGGCAAACAGCCCAGAGAGGCCTCTTGGCTCCAAGGCCACGACCCCAGGCCTAGCCCCGCCTTCAGCTATGGGCCAGCGCTCTCTCTGGGAAGTCCTTCAGGAGAGGCAGGCGGCTGGGGCACAGAGGCCACCCAGGCCACCAGTGCAGTCCCATCCCAGGTGTGGCCCCGCCAGAGCTGAGCCTGACTTGGGGGCACTGCAGTCAGGAGAAAGAGCCCATTGTCCCGCAGTGCACCCCGGGGATCAGCGGGCTACCCTCCAGGCTCTGGACAGGCCCCCCGGGGGCCCCCTTCCTAGAACAGGAAGGTCACGGCACGGTCATCGAGGCAACGTCCCCTCCGTGCTGGCACCTGCcatgtgagtttatttttgtaaaggaaGGAGTGGTGGCCTTTTCCCGAGCTGCCCACAAGCCCCACCGCCAAGGGATGCCGACAGGCTCAGCAGGCAAGACACGGGGAAACCCAGGCTGGAAAGAGGGGCTCCACCGCCCAGCCCCCCACTTGCCAGGAGGGCCCGTGCACGCACGGGCTGCACGTCCTCACCCAGAATCCTCCCTACCTACAGGTGACGAGAGGGGACCGGGGCTGCGGGCGGGGCACCCGCCAGGAAGGACCCCGCAGGTCCCGAGGAGGATGTGCTCTCAGCCTTGGGTGGGGCAGCGCTCACCAGGCCCCACCCTCCCTGGCTTCCCTGGCCTGTGGCTCCAGAAGCCCAGGGAGGAGGCGGCAGGAAGGCAGAGCCATTCCCGCAGCatccggtggggggggggggggggcgtcctgCACTGAAACCTGAACCCTGAGCCTCCAGCGGCAGCTGCGCTCCACCcacaggggtggtggggggctcACCTGCTGCTCCCCACGGCCCAGGGCAGCAGGAGGGGGTGGCAAAAGATCcacttctctcccacctccctcccaccctggtcGCCCGGTCACTGGCCACCAAGGGCTGCTGGCGTGGCATCGAGGCGGTGCATGGCACCAGGGGGCAGCCCTGCTGCACCCCGGCCGCACCCCTCCCCGTGGACTGGCCTGCCCACGGTCCCCACGCTCACACCCATCATACGGGCCAGAGGGCAGGGCTGCAGGGCATGGCCCTGCCCCAGGCGGACCCAGGATACGGCTcggcggggcggggggcctgcccccccccccttgccctgGGACCCTCCGGGCTCTCTTCACACTGCCTCCCGGGCTGGAACCCCCACGGGACACACAGAGGGGTCCCCCCTTTTCCATCTCCCGAGCCAGCCAGCTCTCAAACCGCACCCTCCTGTGCAGACTCAACACTGGGTGACCTGGGAAGTGACTTCTCCATGCTCAACATCCTTGTCTACGAAACGCACGTGACAGCACACCCGCCCCCAGAGTGAGGTCCTGGGGTCAAGGCACCCTGCAGCCAGGGCAGGGCCACCCTCACCCCGACCCACCTACTCGGCCCACAACTGGCAGCCCCTCCCGGGGGCTCCCTGAGTACGTCCACCTGGACAGCCGGCTCCCAGGCTGCCCGTGCACCTCTGCGCCCACCCTCGCTCACACGCCGTACCAGGGCCCTGCTCTACGCCCTACGCCCCCTCCAAGTCACAGGCCCCGGGCCCTCCGGccttcccgccccccacccccctgcccctctgcctgcctgctgctccctgaCCCTGTCCCTGGCTTCCCCTGTCTGCAGGAGGCTGATGGAATCTCTCACTCTCCTGGGGCCCCCTCGATGCCCAGCCCATCCTGTGCCATGTCCTGGTGCCCCCACGACCCCCCAGCCCGTCCTGTGTCACATCCTGGTGCCCCCACGACCCCCAGCCCGTCCTGTGTCCCGTCCTGGTGCCCCCGCGACCCCCCAGCCCGTCCTGTGTCCCGTCCTGGTGCCCCCGCGACCCCCCAGCCCGTCCTGTGTCCCGTCCTGGTGCCCCCGCGACCCCCCAGCCCGTCCTGGTGCCCCCGCGACCCCCCAGCCCGTCCTGTGTCCCGTCCTGGTACCCTAGACCCTCAAGCTTGTCCTGCGTGTGCTATGACGTGTCTCTCCCCACGTGCGTGTCAGGCTGGGTCTCTCCACATCCATCCCTCTGCTTTGGCGGTGTCTCCCAGAACAGGAGAGACACCGCCCCCAACGCCACCTCCCGTTCTCTGCCCTGCCGGCTCTGCCCAAGGCCGGCGGCCTCAGTCACGGCAGCTCCCTTGCTCAGCAACTCTGGCTGGAAGccctgcgcccccccccaccccccagcccccgaCTCGTCTTCTCAGACCCCACCTCAAATCCACTCCGGGACACCTGCACAGCCACAAGCATGAGCCCCGGTGCCCTGTGCGCCTCCTGTGCTGAGGGCACCCGTCTTCGGGCCCTTGCCACAGGCCCCTTGCCACGGGATCCTGAAGGAGCACACAGGCACCCAGGCTCGCGGACACGCGTGGCATCGGCTCTGTCCCTGACATCCTGCTGGACCGCCGTCGCCCCCAAGCACTTACCTGCACTCCCCGGGCACGGCACACCCCCCGTGGAGCAGATTACACCCCTGTTTACACACCGCTGTGAACAGAGAGGACGTGAGAGGTGCCGGCCGAGGCCGGCCCCACCGCCAGCCCGCACCCTGCAGCCCTCCGCCCAGCGCCCCGACGGGCTGCCCCCtcgccgcacccccccccaccccgcgcgcCCCTCGAGTGCTGCCCGCCCGGCCTGCACTCACCCTCCTTGCACTCCTGGCCCATCCAGCCGTCCATGCAGGCTTTGTTGCCATACTGGTCGCAGGTGTAGTGGCCGAAGAAGTCGTCGCGCGGCCGGCAGAACTTGTTGCACGTGGCGCTGTAATAGTTCTCGTCGCAGCGCACGCGGATCTGCAGCTCCAGGTGCGCCACGTGGCCGCTGAAGTGCAGGCTCTTCCAGCGGTCCTCGGGGTTGATCATGCCCGCGTGCGACACCCGCTCGATCAGCAGCTCCTCTTGGGGGGGCGGCAGAGTCAGCAGGGGCCACGGGGAGGCCGGCCGGGCCGCCGCAGGGGCTGCGGGGCCGAGGGGGGACCACAGCTCTGCAGGGGCGGGGCCGGCTGGACTGCCCTCCCTGTCGAGGGTtcgctcccccccgccccccgccgccccccacacCGTCTTAACACAAAGCTTCTCCTGCCCCTGAGACACACGTGGGTCCCGTGACCCCACAGCTGGGCCTCACTTCCAATTAAGCCAcaagggggtgagggggcaggctGACAGCCGTGggcacacggggggggggggggggcaggggagccacCCCCAACGCTTCTGTTCCGATTTGGGGTTTTCCACAATGAAAGGCTCGGGAGCCCCAGGCACCTCACTCTCCCTCCCGCTGCACCACTCAAGGGCCTGGGGAGCACTCCCGCTCTGGCCTCACAGCCCACAGCCCACTGAGCCCGTCTGGCCAAGGTGCCCGGCCGACCCGTCCCCACACCTGCCCGGTCCCCACCGACCACTGCTCCGAGCCCGGGCCCTCCGGGCAGACGGGGGACCCGAGGGCCCTCGCGACATCACCCTCACAGCGTCCATCCCAGCGATGGCCCTCCGTCCCGCCTGCTCCTCGGGCCATCCCgaccccaccctctctctctctcgacgtCTACCTTCGGAGTGGCCAGGGCCCCACTCGCCCCACAGGCCGCCCCTGGGCCCGGCACCCAGCGGCCTCCTCCCGGGCCTCCACCCTGGCCAGACAGTCCACCCTACGCGCGGTGGCCTGAGCGATCCTGCCTCTAGGAAAAGGCCAGCATCCTCACGGGGGCCCACGCAGCCTCTGTGACCTGATTTTGGCCTCGCTGGTCTCGTCACCCCCCACCGTGCAGGCCCACGCTGCTCACAAACACATCGGCTCACCCCTGCCACCTGCACggctcctgccctctgccctgtcACCATAAGGCCCACAGACCCCATGCACAGGCTGGCCGGCCGGCCGGCACACGAGCCTCAGGGAAGGGCCAGCGAGCCCCCACGTTCCAGGACAcaaaggcagaggaggggccaCAAATGCAGAGAGCCTCTCAGGGATGCCCACTCCGCCGTGCGCCTGACATGGCCCTGGGGAAAACATCTCATCGGGAGAACAGAACAGAAGAAGCCAGGACTGGGGTCAGGGTCCAGGCACAGCTCTGCACGTCACAAATGTGGCACAGCTTCCTAGCAGccagggcaaagagggagacagcacaCTAGACCCCTGGGGTACGGGGTCATGGGTCTTTGTCCCCAGCAGGCAGAGGACCAGGAATCTGGCCACACGCATCTGGCTAAAGAGGGTAGCCTCCCCGTGCCCTGAGGGAGGCCCTGCAGGCAACTGGCTGCCCCAGCCCCCCGGCTCCCAGAGGACTCACCATCCGGGGTGGTGTCATTGTCCCAGTCCCAGGCCTCCACGATGAGGGTGAAGGAACGCTGCAGACACAGGGGCAGGCAGTCAGGGACCAGGCGGGGCCCACCCGACTGCCTCCCAGCCCtggccacctcccctccccagtgccccagctctgcccccggGGCTGTCCCGGTTCTGCCTCCCCGGCGCCCTCCCCGCCTCACTCCTCTGCTCTGGGGACTGGCTTAGTGCCACATCTCAACAGGCCCCAAAATGACCCAGGGGGCGGGGGCTGCCCCTCCAGGCCACGAAGGCTCTGGGGACTTGGGCTCCTGCAGCCCCAGTGGCCCACACCTAGCCAGCTACCCCAGCTGGGTCagcaggaagggcagggcagTTGGCACACAGACCAGGGTCCCACGGGCAGGAGCACCCCTGGGCACCTCACTGGGGCCCGCAAAACATGAGGTCCTTCTGCGAGCGGAGACTCGAGAGGGACAATGCCCTGTCACCGCCCCAGCTGCCCCTCTACCGGGGCCCGGAGCTGCCCCCAGGCCACAGCAGGTGCACAGTTCAACGGCACACATCCCACAAACCTGCCCCATCCAAAGAGCAGAAGGGAGGGGCCCTGACTGCACAGatgggagactgaggctcagggactGCCCACGGATGTCACTCCCCACTCGCTCCTCCCAGGAGCCTCTGGTCCTCGAGTACAATGTGACGGGTAATGTCACCGAGTGAACTCAGGACCCACCCTCTCCACCGGAGGCTGCAGAGACCCCAGCAGTGCTGCCCTTGTCCAGTGCAGGTGTGCTTTCCTGCCGCAGGGGCCCAGCTCCTCCCGCCCAGGGCCTTCCGTGCTCCCGGATGCACACTGCTCAGCCCTCTTCAGACCAGCCATGAACATGCTGAACACCCCTCCATCCAGCCCTGGCTGCCCTGGGTTGGGGGCCCGTGGCACAGGGCCGCCTCTGTGGCCACAGGCTGGTGGCTTCCCCCCCAAGGTGGGGGGCCACGCGGGAGAGGCCAGACTCATCCCGACCCTCGGCACCCCCCACCTTCGCGCCCCTGCGGTCTGGCTGTGCCGGGAAACTCACGCACCTCACGGCCAAAGGCCACCGCGTGGgctgctcccccagcccagcaGCCTCCCGCCGATGCCCCAACCCGTCAGCACACTCCGGCCGGAGACAGACCCCGGCCTCCCTGGACCCCGGCCCCGCTCCGACTGCCTGCcacacccagccacccccacagCCTCTGGGTCCCTGGGGCACAGCCCTCCTTCGGGGACCCTCTCCTCGTCCCCACTCTAGGCCCGCAACTGTCCCTCCAGAGAGGCCGCACCACCCCCAGCTGTTCCCAGCCTTACCTACACTGCTGACTCTGCCCTGAGCAGAGCCTCCTGGATGCCCCACGGGACCTCACACCCACCCAGGAGCCGTCCTCCACCCCTTTAGAACATTCTCCGCCCACATTGGGCTGTCACTAGGCTCTCGGTCCCACATCTTGGAGTCTCCCTTAAACCCACTCCCCGTGCCCACTACCAACCTCCATCAAGCCAGCTACCGGCAGCCACTGGGGCCTCCACACTCCCATCCACGGGAGCCCCGATGACCCCCAAGGCTGTGTGTCTTCCCCAATGCTCAGAGCCCTCCTGGGGCTCCCCGTGACTCCTGCCCTCTTCCCAaccacccagcccctgccctgcctccacctcagcctgcccaccctgcccctggACCTTGGTACACacagctccctccctctgcctagaatgccaCCCTCGGGCCAGCCTTCCCCTGGCCGTTCCCACTCCTGCTGACAGTTAGAGTACCCAGCTCTTCCTAGACCTCACTCCacccaattcattcattcattcattcattcattcattcatccatcgagcaTGCACCAGGCACGGACCTACTACGAATGGGTGAGTCAGCAGAGACCCAGGGGCGGGGTGCTGTTCTAAACAGGGGTCAGGGCAGGCTGTGGAAACGGAGATGTTGGGGTTGAGGCCGCAGACAATTGGGAAGCACCCTGAGCAGGAGGAAGCGCACGGTAGGCCCGCGGGGCTGGGAGAGCAGGGGCGCGAACACGGGGTATCAGGCTGCGCTTAGTCACAGACCCCGGTACCGGCTCGGGCGCCGATGCCGAGACAAACGAGCGGTTGccggagggggcagggaggccacAGACCGCCCGGCAGGGCTAGAGTGACTGCTCTGGCCACTGTGCCAGGTGGGCTGTGAGGGTGGGcgcaggcaggggcagggagccaCAGGCTGGGCACGAGAGGACAGGCcggtttgggggcgggggggggggctgtgacCCCCGCTGCAGGTCAAGTCCACCAGCAGGACGAGCACCTGGGCTCCAGGTGAGCAGGGGGCTCCTCCTGGCTCCCCAGAGCCCCCACGCCAGAAGCTCAGGTAGGGTTACCACCACCTTCGTCCGCGCCCAGGGCTCCAGTTACCTGCTCCCACAGGGATGCGTACCCGCCCGCCAGCTGGGCTCCCTGCGCACGGACAACAGGAAGTCATCCAGAGAGAACCTGAGCCAGCAGGCGGGACAGCACCCACACCTCCCCCGGTGCCgggcccccagcctcctcccctctaCGGGGCTGGCCTccaagactcagtttccccagtgcCAACGGCAGCCTCTCGTCCCCGTGCTTCCTGACACGCGCAGTGTGAGCCAGGACAGGGTTTTGTCACCCAAGTCCCCGGAGAACAGGAGAGTCGATAGGTCCAAGCCAGAGGCTCATAAGGTCTCCGGTGGttccagggatggggcagagacgATGAGGGCTGGGCAGTGGCAGCTAGGACGGGAGGGGGGCCCCGAGCAAGCAGTCAGAGAGCCCCCGTCCCTCCTCCCAGGCCAGCCTCAGCTGGGccacctgcctgcctggcccCGAGAGGCCCATCCGGCTACCTGGCCGTAGTCCCCGAAGGCCCCACCACACCCCTTCCCAAAGGACTGCCCTGACCCACCTGCACCACACAGGTAGACCCCCGGCCCGGCCATCTgactacccctccccagctcatacccCCAAGGCCAGGCCCAAAGCCTTCGTCTGACCCTCAGACGGGGCTGACAGGGCAGCAGCCCAAAGGCATGGGAATGGCACAGGGCAGACACGGGACCTACGAACCACACCCCGT
Proteins encoded:
- the JAG2 gene encoding protein jagged-2 isoform X2, whose translation is MRAQARGRLPGRLLLLLALCVQAARPMGYFELQLSALRNVNGELLSGACCDGDGRTTRAGGCGHDECDTYVRVCLKEYQAKVTPTGPCSYGHGATPVLGGNSFYLPPAGAAGDRARARARAGGDKDPGLVVIPFQFAWPRSFTLIVEAWDWDNDTTPDEELLIERVSHAGMINPEDRWKSLHFSGHVAHLELQIRVRCDENYYSATCNKFCRPRDDFFGHYTCDQYGNKACMDGWMGQECKEAVCKQGCNLLHGGCAVPGECRCSYGWQGRFCDECVPYPGCVHGSCVDPWQCNCETNWGGLLCNKDLNYCGSHHPCTNGGTCINAEPDQYHCACPDGYSGKNCERAEHACASDPCANGGSCHEVPSGFECHCPSGWSGPTCALDIDECASNPCAAGGTCVDQVDGFECICPEQWVGATCQLDIKDCRGQCQHGGICKDLATGYQCVCPRGFGGRHCELQLNSCASNPCHGGLCEDLGDGFRCRCSKGTSGPLCEVDVDFCQPSPCQNGARCYNLEGDYYCACPDDVGGKNCSVPRESCPGGACRVIDGCGFESESRVAGRAPSGVCGPHGHCVSLPGGNFSCVCDSGFTGAYCHENIDDCLGQPCRNGGTCIDEVDAFRCFCPSGWEGELCDTNPNDCLPDPCHSRGRCYDLVNDFYCACDDGWKGKTCHSREFQCDAYTCSNGGTCYDSGDTFRCACPPGWKGSTCNIAENSSCLPNPCVNGGTCVGSGDSFSCICRDGWEGRTCTHNTNDCNPLPCYNGGVCVDGVNWFRCECAPGFAGPDCRINIDECQSSPCAYGATCVDEINGYRCSCPPGRAGPRCQEVIVFGRSCWSQGVPFPHGGSWVEDCNSCRCVDGRRDCSKVWCGRKPCLLAGRPDTLSAQCPPGQRCQEKAPGQCLQPPCAAWGECGADEPLLPSTLCLPRSSHLDNNCARLTLHFNRDQVPQGTTVGAICSGIRALPATRAVARDRLLVLLCDRPSSGASAVEVAVSFSPARDLPDSGLIQSTAHAIVAAITQRGNSSLLLAITEVKVETVVVGGSSVGLLVPVLCGVFSVLCLACVVVCVWWTRKRRKERERSRLPREESANNQWAPLNPIRNPIERPGVGGHKDALYPCKNFTPPPRRVGELLPGPAGCRAGGGEDDDDEEPGRAEGDCLEAEKFLSHKFTKDPSCSPGRPARWASGPKVDNRAVRSASDSRHAGPE